TTTTATCAATTCCAGGGGCAAGCCGGGGACGTCATCACCCTGACGGCGAACCAGATTACGGGCACGCTTGATCCTATTGTGGTGCTGCGCGATGATCGTGAGCAAAATCTCGCCATGAATGATGATGCAAATAGCAGCAGCAATGCACAACTCACCTTTACATTGCCGGAAGATGGCCGCTATATTGCCGCCGTGACGCGCTTCGGCCTACGAGATGGGGCCACAACGGGCGACTTCCGCCTAACGCTGACGCGGCAAGCCACCGGCCCAGAGCAAGACGAGGAAACGGCACAGGAACCAGCCGATCAAGAAGGGGCCGTTGCAGAAATCACGGCAGAAGATGATACGACGGAGCAGACGGAAACGCCTTAGGCTACCTTATGCTTGTTCCAATGTATCTGCTTCCGCCATGAGGTCCGCAGCGCGTGCATCAGTGTCCGTATCCGCTTCACCCATTTCATCCACATCACCGAACAATGTCAATTGCATGGCGTACAGCCGTAAGGCCTCTGGCGTGCGTTCCAGCGCCAGCCATTTTTCAAGCACGCTCTGACGATACCCTGCCAGCAGATAATAGCCATCATCTAATGTGATAATCTGACGCAGCAGAGCCACATCGTTGCATTGATCGACGCCTTCAGTAAAGCGCTGTAACAAAGCCGGGTACTGTTTAAAGCGCGCCTGCGTACTCGGCTTCTTGCGCAGCGCGATGAGTTCGCGCGTGATGTCGAGCAATGGGTCTTGCATAGGGCCTGCTCCTACACGCTGCCATGCCGCCCAGTATAATCGCGCAGATAGAGGAAGTCATGGCCGATGGTCCGGCGGCTGACCTTGGCGATATTGGGCATGGTGCGCTTATAGTGATTGGCTTTGACGCGCTCCCATATTTTGCTGACGAACTCATGGCTGAAGCCTGTTTCTGCGGCAGCTTCTTCCGTCGTATAACGCTCATCTACCAGCAGATACAATACCTGATCGGCTTCATCATAAGTAAAGCCGAGCTCGTCCTCATCCGTTTGACCAACCCACAAATCCGCACTAGGGGCTTTATCGATGATGGCCTGTGGCACGCCCAAAGAGCGTGCCAACTGCCGTATCTGATACTTATACAGGTCTGCGATGGGATGCAGCGCGACGCCGCTGTCGCCATAGATGGTGCTGTAGCCTAGCAAAAATTCCGTTTTGTTGCTGGTACCCATGACCAGGGCACCTTCCGCCATAGACTGATCGTAGAGGGTAATCATGCGCATACGGGCCATGATATTGCCCATACGAAGTCTGCTCATATCCGGGAAGCGCTCAATCAGCGGATCAACCATCGGCGTGATTTCGACAGTTAAGCTGGGCAATCCCAGGTCTTCAATCACGGATTCCGCATCAAGCATACTGGCTTCGCTAGAAGTCTTATAAGGCATGCGCACGACGAGCACATTTTCAGGGCCGAGTGCCTTCGCCGAGAGATACGCTGAGACAGCACTATCAATGCCGCCAGAAAGGCCCATGACCGCTTTCTTCATGCCTGCTTTAGCGATGTTATCCTGGATGAATCCCATCAGTATACGCGTCGCCAGTTCAGTATTGATATCCAGGCGGTTTAAGATGCTGGTTGTCGTGCTCATTACGTCTCCCTATCCATTGACTTCTTGCATAGGCTGGAACATATACCCGATGATTTTGTGCGGGTATTCTTCTTCGACTTTGACTTCTACATAGAAGTACATGCCCGGCTGCTTTTGGGCCTGCATAACGACGATGACGTGATATTCGTTGGCTGCCAGGACCTGCTTCACCTTCACTTTGCCAACAGCAGTATACTGAGCCTGCATCTGGGCCAGTTGGGTATCGGCATCTGCCTGGGCCAATACATCATCGTGGTAGCTCTCGGTGATGAAGGTCCGCAGACGCTCAGCATCCGCCATGTTATAGATGTGCATCTGCGCGATGAAGCGCATCCCCGCCTGACTTTTGCGCAGGGTGACGACATCGACGGATTGTTGAGGTTGTTCTTGCGGGCTATCACTCATGCATCACCACCTGTATAACCGGGACCCTTCACAAAGCGGCCCGGCATCGCACCGGTATGCTCACCATCGCGCAGCACCTGCCCCCCATTGACGAAGACATGCTTCATGCCCGTGGCATACTGGTGTGGCTGTTCGAATGTCGCATGATCCTGGACTGTTTCAGGGTCAAAGACGACCACATCCGCGAAGTAACCCGGCTTGAGATAACCACGGTCGGTCAGCTTGAGGGTATCCGCAGGCAGCGCGGCCAATTTGCGCACAGCCTCTTGCAGCGTCAGCAAGCCTTCTTCACGGACGTATTTACCCAGTACGCGGATGAATGAGCCATATGCACGCGGATGAGTCGGGTTATGGGTGAAGGGTTCGCCATCGGTATAGGACCCTGCATCCGAGCAGAAGCTCACCCATGGTTTGACCACTTCTTTACGCAGATTATCTTCGCTCATCGTGAAGTAGATCGTGAAGATACGGCTGTCATCTTCCAGCAGCAGATCGAGCACGGTTTCGCGCGCGCCTGTGCCACGTTCTTTGATCACTTCCGACAGGCGCTTGCCTGAATATTTGCGCAGTGCCTCATTCTTGAAGCCCATCAACAGGATGTTCTCCGGAGAATTCTCTGCGTACATATTTTCCCACTCTTCAGAAGGACGCTGCATCTCACTGATGATATGCTCGCGCGTTTCCGGGTCGCGCAAGCGCTCCATCAGGGCGTTATGGCCCCCATCGTGCGCCCAGTTCGGCAGGCAGCTCGCGAGGCCCGTCCCACTGGCGGCGTAGGTATACATATCTGCCGTGACGGGCAGCCCTTCGGCCCGGACTTCCTCAATTTTCGCCAGCATGTCATCCATCTTGGACCAGTTGGCACGTCCTGCTGCTTTGATGTGGTAAACCTCGCCGCTAACGTTGGCTTCTCGCACAATACGCAAAAATTCTTCAAGCGAGGTATCCAGCGTGCGGCCTTCCCCACGGATATGGGAGATATAAAGGCCGTTGTATTCACCAACGATCTTCGCCAGTTCGATGATTTCTTCCGTCTTAGCAAAGGCCGCAGGCGGATAAATCAGCGCCGCAGACATACCCATTGCGCCTTCTTCCATCGCTTCCTTGACGAGGCGCTTCATGGTCTCTAATTCTTCGGCGGTTGGGTCACGGTCTTCATAGCCCATGGCATAAATGCGCAATGTCCCCGTGCCGACGAAGGACGCCACATTGGTGGAAACGCCTTTATCTTCCAGGAATTGCAAATATTCACCCAGCGTATCCCATTCGATCTCATAATCGACATGATCGGTCAGGATGAAATCGCCGCCCTTCTTCATTTCTGGGGAAAGCGGCCCCATGGAGGTGCCTTCTCCCATGACTTCCAGGGTCACGCCCTGGCGTATATCGCTCTGGGAACGACCGTCTTCAATCAATGATTCTGTCGCCCAACTGAGCATATTGATAAAACCAGGTGCAACGGCCAGGCCGTCTACGTCGATGATTTGGTCGCCTTCCAGCGTACCAGGCGCGCCAATTTCAGCAATGCGGTCGCCCTGTATGGCGATGTCCCCCACAATAGGGTCGTCGCCTGTGCCGTCATAGATGCTGCCGCCGCGCAGCACAATATCATAAGTCATTACGTCAAATTCTCCTGTAGAATGCGGTTCAATTCCCGGCGTACCAAACCGGGACGTTCATCACGCAGCAAAGGCAGCCGCGCACGGGTGCGATGGAGTTGGTTGAGGTCAATTTCTTGAACGAGAAGCGCTTCATCAAAATAGGTGCCATGCACCAAAAATTCGCCATCGGGGTCTACAATCGACGAGCCACCCCAGAACACCTTGCCATCTTCATAGCCGACGCGGTTGCAATGCACCACGTAGGTCGTGAACATACTGCCATAGGCTTGATTCACCAGTTCCACCCAGCGCGAACTTGAGAGGCGATCCGCCTGACCCAAACCGCGCCCGGGTGATGCACTATTCAGCAGTAAAACATCAGCCCCATCCATCCACAGGAGATAAGCCGGGGAAACATGCCAGAAATCCTCACAGATGAGCATCCCCATGCGCCCAAAGCGCGTATCGAAGGCGCGCACCGTATTCCCCTGGGCGAAGTAGCGCGACTCATCAAACATGGTATATGTCGGCAGATACAGCTTGTGGTGAATATGGACGATCTCTTCTTGAGAGAAATAAGCATCCGCGATGAAGTAACGGCCTCGCTCATCAACATGGACGAAGCCAACCACAATATCAATATCGCGGCTGTAAAGTTTGAATGTGTCGATAATCGGATTGGGTCGATGCGTCGGTAGGGCCACTTCTGGCACCAGGTCCTGCACCTGATAGCCCGTCATGCCCAATTCCGGGAACACCAGCAAATCAATGCCCTGGTCAATCGCTCGGTTGAGGTAATCCAGATGCACATCACGATTGTGGGCGAGGTCGCCCAGTTTGGGGTACATCTGCGCCATGCCAATGGTGACGCGCATAAATGGCTCCTTCGTCATTGAGTTCGTGAGCGTATCCAGTGCTTAGTATAGACAGAGATGGCACACTCTCGCTATGGACAGGGCAATCCATAGGAGATTTTAATGTGCGAGTAAGGGGGATTGATAGACAGATTGCCAGACCTGAAAGGCCAAATAGACATCACATGTACAGTCAAACTAAAAAGGCACAAAGATCACAATAGAGAAGTCTCTGTGTCTCTGTGCCTTCATGACACGCAGTGATTTTGTCTTTAGAGCGCCTTGTTGCTTATCGGTTCACCAACAAGACGCCAGCCAGCACAATCGACCCGCCGATGAGTGACGTCATGGTCGGAACATCCCCTAACCAGAGCCATGCGATGAACAACGCCATCACGGGGATGATGGTCAAATAGCTACCCGCACGGGCGGCATCCATATGGGAGAGCACGTAAGACCAGCCCACATAAGCCAGCGCACCCGGCAGCACCCCCAGGTATATGAGCGACAGCGTGGCATCCAGCGGCGCGGCATGGACCGCGCCCAACGTACCAGAAGCGAAGGGCAGCAGCGAAAGCGTCCCACCCCAAATCGCATACGTCGTGTATTGGGTGGCGCTGTAGCGGCGCAGATATGGCTTTTGCATGATAGAGAAAGCGCTTGTGGAAAGTGTGGATACCATGACCAGCAGCACACCGCCGGAAAGCTCAAGGCCCATATCACCCGCAAAAGAGATCATCGCCACACCGGCAAAGCTCACAATAATACCGATCCAGCCCCAGCGCGAGAGACGCTCGCCCAGGAACACGGCAGCCATCAAGGCCATCACGCCCACCTCAGATGAAGCGATAAAGCTGGCAATACCTGGCGATACCGTCTGCTGACCTGCATTGAGCGCGACATTATATAGCCCAAAGCCGAGCGCCCCCGTGAAGAAAATACCCGGCACATCGCGCAGCCGTGGTACCGGCATCCGCGTGATGATGGCATAGAGCAGCAGCACCGTAGAAGCCACCATATAGCGAGCAAAAGCCAATTGTATAGGCGTATAAGCCTGTAGGGCGACAGTCACGCCCGTAAATGCGGAAGCCCAAAGCAGCATAATCGCCCCCAGGACAGCAATGACCATCCAGGAATGGGGTATTGCTGGGAGCGTCATCCGCCTGCTTATCGTCAGCGGCTTATTGAGATTGATGTTGACACGTTGCATCGTCGCCTCCTTTACAAGCGAATCCGGCCCAGGCAGCAATTCACACACGCAAGCATGAACAAGCGCATTCCATGGGCCAGTTTGGCAGTCAGCGCAACACAAGAAGATCGGCAGGGCCTAACAACAGATCGCCAGATCTCCGGTTGCGTGAGTTGTTTAACTGATGACTAACTATTGGGAATACCACAGGACGCCGTATTGATTCCTGCAACAATATGATATGCTAAACGGGGTTCCGAACCCCATATTCAAACGCAATTTTTGACCGCTTTTCACCTTAAAATCGAAGGTGTTTTTGGATGTCGACTTCTCAACCGAAAAGTGGCCCCAACGGCCAGCCAACGCCGCCCTCAAAGGCGCTTGACCGTACCGATTGGCGTATCCTGGAGGAGCTGCAAGCCGATGCGCGCATCTCCTATGCAGAGTTGGGGCGACGCGTGGGGTTATCTTCACCAGCGGTGCAGGAGCGCGTCCGCAAGCTGGAAGACGCCGGCATCATCACAGGCTATCAAGCTGTCGTGAATCCGCGCCGCGTCGGCTATCCGATTCTGGCAATCATCCGTTTTAGCTCCCCCAGGGATGAGCAAAAGCTACGCAGAGAGTTGGAACGGACGCCCTATATCATTGATTGTTATGGCGTCCTGGGGACAGATGCCTATATTGCCAAAGTGGCAGCGCCTGATGTGGAAGAATTGGGGCGCGTGGCCGATGAACTCCAATCGGTCGCGGCGACGACCACAGCCGTGGTCACGCTGATCGTGGAAGAAAACGCGCCAATTACGTCCAACTTCGGCGAGGTAAAGCCTGGGCGATCATAACGCAGAGCGAGAACAGCATCAGCGTCACATCCAGCCATTGATCCTGTCGCAGCCCTGCTACGAAGGCGGCATCATCACCACGCAAACAGCTCAGGGCAGCCATGATGCAGGCCCAGATCATCAGCACCAGCCAGAAGCGAGCGCGCGGCAGCCAGCCGCGCCACTGCATCAGCAGCACAAGTACCAGGAGCACGCCCGCTAACAAGGCTCCGATCCCCTGCACATTGAAGCGAGCCGCCTCCAGGCCGTAAATATCAGGCGCAATCCACGTCATAATGGGCACATAGGCTGCCATACTCTCGACCTGCGCCCCGTAAGCACAACCCACTGCCGCGCAGCCCGCCCAGGTCGCAAGCCCCAACAGCGGAATCATAAAAGCCATCTTTGCCAACAAAGCCCGCTGGTCAATATGGCGAAAGTGAGACACGATTACCAGCGCAAACAAGCCACCAACCAGCGCACCATGCCAATCCAGCCCGCCAGCCGTGATCTGCACAATTTCATCTGTATGATCCTGGAAGTACGCCCACCACAGCCAGACATGCCCCACTCGGCCACCCAATAAGCCAGCGATGAAGGCAGCCAATAGCACGTCGCCTGTACGCCCACGCTGCCCCGATGGAGACTGCCACAACAAATAGACCGCACTGATCACCAGGGCCAGGGCGACGAGGGCGCTGTAGGTGTTCCATTGCAGCGCGAACAAGTGAATTTCACGAGGTATCATGTGGCGCAGTATGGGCGCTGCACAGGGCGCTGTCAATACACATCTACCGCGGTTATATAGACGCACAGCGCGCCCAAAAATACAGTCGCCTGCCACCAGATGGTTTATAATAGGGGCAAGGGAGATCAAAGGACGCTGATGCTATCCTGCAAGGACTTATACACATAGAGATACTGCCTGGTGAACCATGAGTAAAGCTGCGATTCTCGTCATCTTGTAATTCGTCATTTTCGGCCTGATTGGCATTATGTTCTTCGTGCTGCCACAATCTGGGACATGGCTCGCGCATATCGTGGGCCTGATTATGGCCGTCGTGGGCCTCGTTATCGTGCTTTATGCGATTTTCGAGCACCAGCGCGTCGGCAAAAAGCTGCCAAACGTCGCCCCAACGCCTAAAGAAGGTGGCAACCTCATTACCAGCGGCCTCTATACGTATATCCGCCATCCTATCTACAGCGGCGTCTTACTGGGTGCCTTTGGTATAGCCGTTTTCCAGGGTGAGATCGTGACGTTTTTGCTGGCTGTGGCGCTCTATATCTTGTTCAGCATCAAATCTCGTTATGAAGAGAGCCTCCTCAAAACGACTTTCGCAGGGTACGCTCAATATATGACGCGAACAGGCCGTTTTATACCAGGATTGAATCTGTAACAGCACCATGCCAACCCAACGAGATACCCTCATCAGCGAGCTGCAATCGCCGGATGTCGCAGCACGTCAGGCTGCTGCTCTGGCCCTGATTGATTTAGCAGATCCCACAACGCGAGATGCGCTCATCACAGCCTTACAGGATGACGATACCCAGGTCAGGCGCGGCGCAATCCGTGCCCTGAGCGCCATTAATGATGACGAGAGCGCCCTTGCTATCGTGCAAGCATTGCCAGACCGCGCGGCACCTGTACGGCGTCGCGTTGTTTCCTGGTTATTGAAAAATGCGCACCGCAGGGTGATTGTTCCTGTACTGCTGGCACTGGCGACGGATGACACGCTCGACCTTGCCGCACGCGATTATGCCATTATGGCGCTGGCCCAGGGCGACCACCGAGAAGCGATCCCAACGATCAATCAACTCGTGCAAGAAGCCCCTGCGCCATTGCAGCGGCGCATCCTACACTCGCTCATGCGCTTTGCTGATGCCAGTTCAGTCCCGGCATTACAGCTCGCCCTGGCTAGCGAAGACGCCCCAACGCGCAAAATTGCGATGACAACCCTCCAACAAATCGGCACGCCAGAGGCGCTGGCGGCCTTAACGACACACAAATTAGCGACACAGGAAGAAGATACACCGTCATGATGCCCTTGAACGAAATCGATATAGAGACGCTGCTGCCCCTGCTCACCAGTGAAGATGTGGCCCAGCGCCAGCAAGCCGCTATTGCGCTCAGCCGGGTGCAGGACGCACGCGTGATTGTTCCTCTCATGGCAGCGCTCGACGATGAAGATAGCACTGTGCGCGCCAACGCCGCCGCCGGACTGGGTGAAAACAAAGCCACAGAGAGCATCGCAGCGCTGATTGAGCGGCTCAGGCAGGACGAACACGACATCGTACGCGAGCGCGCCGCCGCTGCCTTGGCACAAATCGGCGATGAACGCGCCATAGAGCCTTTAATTGATGCCCTGGACGACCCCGCAACCTGGACGCGCAACCGCGTGATTTACGTCCTAGGAGCCAGTGGCGATCAGCGCGCCGTTGATCCACTCATTGAACTGCTCGATCATGCCGATCTCACCACGCAGGGCAATGCGGCCTGGGCATTAGGCGCCATTGGTGATGTGCGCGCCCTGAACCCGCTCATTGGCCTGCTCAAATCAAAAAACGCGACCGTGCGAGGTAATGCGGCCTGGGCCCTGGGCGAACTCGCTCAGCCGCAGGCTATCGCGCCGCTATTCCCCCTATTGCAAGATAAATCACCAGAGGTGCGCAGCAAGGCCGCCTGGGCCATGGGCAGCCTGGGAGAACTCACCGGAGAAACGCGCATGGTCCCGGCGCTGCTGCGCATGCTGGATGATCACGCAGAGATCAAAAATGGGCCGACGACACATGTCATCGTCAGCCAGTACGCTGCCGAAGCGCTGATGCAGATCGGCACGGATGAAGCCAAAGCAGCCGTCGAGCACTGGCGACCTTTAGCAGCGGAGCAGCTACGCCCGCGGCGGATTCAACAACTCATCAGCGTCTTGTCGCAGACCGACCCGGATACGATCACAGCGGCGGTAGAACAACTTGTGGAGATGGGGCCGCCCACCCTGGAGCCACTCATGGAAGCGTTGAAATCTAAAAATGTGCGCATCCGGCAGAATGCAGCCCGTGCCCTGGGCGACCTGCATCTACCGCAGGCCGGCCCTGCGCTGATGATCGCCCTGGCAGATACTGACATCGGCGTCTGGAGCCAAGCAACGGCAGCATTGGCAAAGCTCGGTAAGAGCGTCGTGCCCTTGCTGCAACCCGCCCTCAACAGCAGCAAACGTCTGGTCAAGATGGGCGCATCGCTGGCCTTATGGCGTATCCAGCGAGAAGAACGCGCTTTCCAGACATTGCTCACAGCCTTGCATGATGAAGATTTTGTGGTGCGTGGCAGCGCAATCGTCAGTCTATGGCAGCAACCGGACGAACGTGCGATTGCGACGTTACAAATCCGGCTGCAAGAAGAAGAAGGCATGATGGCGCGCTACGTCCTGCAAGCCTTGCAGACGATTGGCACGCCAGCCGCCCAGGCGACCATCGCGCATTGGATGGCAGAAAACCAGCTTTAGCCCAAACTGAGCGCGATCACACCCACGACCATAACCGCCGCCGCAGACAATCGCCGCGAGACATCCCCTTCTTTAAGCAGGCCCGTCCCCAATGCGACGCCAATCAGGGTGCTGATGACGCGCATGGGGGCGACATAGCTCACGGGGCTGACGGATAAAGCCACCAGGATCAGGATATAGGAGAGCGAGCTAAAGACCGCGACGAAGGCCGCTTTCCACTTATCCTGATGCCAGGCGCTCTGGACGGAGCCCCAATCTTTGAGAGCAAATGGGGTTAGCATCACCATGCGCGATAGGCCCAACCCCCATTGGAAGATCAACGGCGCAATTTGCAGTTCCCCCACAGCATAAGCATCCCATAATGTGTAACCTGCAATCGCCAGCCCCGTCAGCGCAGCAAAGGTCACACCGGGCAAGGCATTGCGTTCCCGCAGGCGGCGAGGATCGCCCGTTAAGCCAAAGACGCCACCACAGATCAACAAAGCGCCGACCATTGCTAATACAGAAGGGCGCTCACCAAAGATCAAGATCGCGGCAATGGTTGAAATCAGCGGACCAATGGCCCGTGCCAGGGGATACACAATCGACAAATCACCCACCTGATACCCTTTAGAGAGCAGCAGGAAGTACAGCATATGTAATATGCCGCTGCCGATGATGAAGACGAGCGCCGCACCATCAATGTCGTGATGGTCAGCAGAGACGGTATACCATACGAATGGGAAATAGAGGATGGCTTCCATCACGCCAAACAACCATAAAAAGCTAACGCCACCTTGGGCGCGCTTGGCGATGAAGTTCCATAATGCATGGAAAACAGCAGAGAGCAAAACAAAAGCAATGGCAGGGGCTGTCATGAACGTGACTCCTAGATGGTGGTATGCGAATACACACCAACCCATCCCCCCTGATCTTTTAATTCTTCAGGTGTCTGCCGGAGGATATATCGAACATGGCTTTAAGTAGCGCTCGGACCAAGCCTGACAAAATCAGTGGAACCCTAGCTACACATGAGTTGATCGCCCTATTATAAAAACGCGCCTGCAAAATCGCAAACCATAGCACAGACCATGGGCCCGCTCAGGATCAGCTTTAATTCTCCGTGACTTTGGTATGACTAGCGAAGAACGCCCAGATCACATCTGTTGCACTGAGGGCCTGGGTCGGCTCCTCTGCCTGGGAACGGAGGCGCTGGCTCCACGGCCAGGAATGCCCCATCGCTGATTTATTATCCTCTTAGCGTAAGCCCATTAAACAAAAAATAGAGGGCAAGAACCCTCTATTTTCGTAAAATTTAGCGAATCCTGGGCTTAGTTAGACCAGCAAGCGCATCGGATTTTCGATCAGGTTACGGAAGTACTGCAACCATTGGGCACCTTCAGCACCATCGCTGACGCGATGGTCAATGCTGAGGGTGGCTTTCATACGCGTCCCTACACCAAGCGTGCCATCTTCCTTGACGACCGGGACCTTACGCGCACTTGCGACGGCCAATGCACCTGATTCCGGCGGATCAATGATGGAGGAGAAGCTCTCGACATCATAGGGGCCCAGGTTACTCACCAGGAAGGTACCACCCTTGATGTACTCCTGCTTGATATTGCCATCGCGAGCATCGGTAAACATCTGCTTGTGATACTTCGCCATCTCCGAAAGAGGCGTGGTATCCGCATCCGGCGAGACCACATTGACAAGGCCATTATTGGGCAGCGCGACGGCAATCGCGATGTTGACGCGCTTATGACGCACCAGCTTATCGCCGTAGTAATGCGTGTTCAGGTTGGGGAAGGCGCGCTGTGTGAGGGCAGCCGCTTTGACAACCATATCATTTACGCTGACTTTTACGCCTTCGTCTTCCAGCATCGCGTTGATTTCTTTACGCAGGCCCAGCAGCGGCTCCACATCGAGTTCAATCGTCAGATAGAAATGCGGCGTCGTCTGGAAGCTGGTCACGGTGCCATCTGCGATGAGGCGGCGCATACGGCTGACGTCGATAATCTCGACATCATCGCCTTCCGGCAGCTTGCCATAGCTCTGGCCGATAGTTGTACCACCACTCGGCTGCTTGGGTGCAGCGGCTGGCTTGGGTGCTGGCTTATAATTCTCGACATCTGCTTTGACGATACGCCCACCGGGGCCACTCCCGGCAACCTGTGCCAGGTTGATGCCCTTCTCGGCAGCAACGCGCTTCGCTAATGGGGAGGCTTTGATCCGCCCATCTGGCGTGGTTGCAGCCGCGCCATTGCTGGCAGGGGCTTCTTCTTCGGCTTCGTCGTCTTCTTCAGGGGCTTCTTCCTCAGCCGCTTCTTCAGCCGCAGGGGCTTTTGCCTCGCCACCGGCTGGGGCTTCGCCAGCATCGCCCAACTGAGCAATAACTGTGCCTTCATCGACTTCTTCGCCGACTTCCAACTTCAACGACAGAATGGTGCCATCTGCCGGGGCTTCTACCTCGACAGTC
The Phototrophicus methaneseepsis DNA segment above includes these coding regions:
- a CDS encoding HEAT repeat domain-containing protein → MMPLNEIDIETLLPLLTSEDVAQRQQAAIALSRVQDARVIVPLMAALDDEDSTVRANAAAGLGENKATESIAALIERLRQDEHDIVRERAAAALAQIGDERAIEPLIDALDDPATWTRNRVIYVLGASGDQRAVDPLIELLDHADLTTQGNAAWALGAIGDVRALNPLIGLLKSKNATVRGNAAWALGELAQPQAIAPLFPLLQDKSPEVRSKAAWAMGSLGELTGETRMVPALLRMLDDHAEIKNGPTTHVIVSQYAAEALMQIGTDEAKAAVEHWRPLAAEQLRPRRIQQLISVLSQTDPDTITAAVEQLVEMGPPTLEPLMEALKSKNVRIRQNAARALGDLHLPQAGPALMIALADTDIGVWSQATAALAKLGKSVVPLLQPALNSSKRLVKMGASLALWRIQREERAFQTLLTALHDEDFVVRGSAIVSLWQQPDERAIATLQIRLQEEEGMMARYVLQALQTIGTPAAQATIAHWMAENQL
- a CDS encoding Lrp/AsnC family transcriptional regulator; this translates as MSTSQPKSGPNGQPTPPSKALDRTDWRILEELQADARISYAELGRRVGLSSPAVQERVRKLEDAGIITGYQAVVNPRRVGYPILAIIRFSSPRDEQKLRRELERTPYIIDCYGVLGTDAYIAKVAAPDVEELGRVADELQSVAATTTAVVTLIVEENAPITSNFGEVKPGRS
- a CDS encoding prolipoprotein diacylglyceryl transferase family protein, which gives rise to MIPREIHLFALQWNTYSALVALALVISAVYLLWQSPSGQRGRTGDVLLAAFIAGLLGGRVGHVWLWWAYFQDHTDEIVQITAGGLDWHGALVGGLFALVIVSHFRHIDQRALLAKMAFMIPLLGLATWAGCAAVGCAYGAQVESMAAYVPIMTWIAPDIYGLEAARFNVQGIGALLAGVLLVLVLLMQWRGWLPRARFWLVLMIWACIMAALSCLRGDDAAFVAGLRQDQWLDVTLMLFSLCVMIAQALPRRSWT
- a CDS encoding EamA family transporter: MTAPAIAFVLLSAVFHALWNFIAKRAQGGVSFLWLFGVMEAILYFPFVWYTVSADHHDIDGAALVFIIGSGILHMLYFLLLSKGYQVGDLSIVYPLARAIGPLISTIAAILIFGERPSVLAMVGALLICGGVFGLTGDPRRLRERNALPGVTFAALTGLAIAGYTLWDAYAVGELQIAPLIFQWGLGLSRMVMLTPFALKDWGSVQSAWHQDKWKAAFVAVFSSLSYILILVALSVSPVSYVAPMRVISTLIGVALGTGLLKEGDVSRRLSAAAVMVVGVIALSLG
- a CDS encoding nitrilase-related carbon-nitrogen hydrolase, encoding MRVTIGMAQMYPKLGDLAHNRDVHLDYLNRAIDQGIDLLVFPELGMTGYQVQDLVPEVALPTHRPNPIIDTFKLYSRDIDIVVGFVHVDERGRYFIADAYFSQEEIVHIHHKLYLPTYTMFDESRYFAQGNTVRAFDTRFGRMGMLICEDFWHVSPAYLLWMDGADVLLLNSASPGRGLGQADRLSSSRWVELVNQAYGSMFTTYVVHCNRVGYEDGKVFWGGSSIVDPDGEFLVHGTYFDEALLVQEIDLNQLHRTRARLPLLRDERPGLVRRELNRILQENLT
- a CDS encoding NAD+ synthase; amino-acid sequence: MSTTTSILNRLDINTELATRILMGFIQDNIAKAGMKKAVMGLSGGIDSAVSAYLSAKALGPENVLVVRMPYKTSSEASMLDAESVIEDLGLPSLTVEITPMVDPLIERFPDMSRLRMGNIMARMRMITLYDQSMAEGALVMGTSNKTEFLLGYSTIYGDSGVALHPIADLYKYQIRQLARSLGVPQAIIDKAPSADLWVGQTDEDELGFTYDEADQVLYLLVDERYTTEEAAAETGFSHEFVSKIWERVKANHYKRTMPNIAKVSRRTIGHDFLYLRDYTGRHGSV
- a CDS encoding DMT family transporter; the encoded protein is MQRVNINLNKPLTISRRMTLPAIPHSWMVIAVLGAIMLLWASAFTGVTVALQAYTPIQLAFARYMVASTVLLLYAIITRMPVPRLRDVPGIFFTGALGFGLYNVALNAGQQTVSPGIASFIASSEVGVMALMAAVFLGERLSRWGWIGIIVSFAGVAMISFAGDMGLELSGGVLLVMVSTLSTSAFSIMQKPYLRRYSATQYTTYAIWGGTLSLLPFASGTLGAVHAAPLDATLSLIYLGVLPGALAYVGWSYVLSHMDAARAGSYLTIIPVMALFIAWLWLGDVPTMTSLIGGSIVLAGVLLVNR
- a CDS encoding HEAT repeat domain-containing protein, with the protein product MPTQRDTLISELQSPDVAARQAAALALIDLADPTTRDALITALQDDDTQVRRGAIRALSAINDDESALAIVQALPDRAAPVRRRVVSWLLKNAHRRVIVPVLLALATDDTLDLAARDYAIMALAQGDHREAIPTINQLVQEAPAPLQRRILHSLMRFADASSVPALQLALASEDAPTRKIAMTTLQQIGTPEALAALTTHKLATQEEDTPS
- a CDS encoding N-acyl-D-amino-acid deacylase family protein; this encodes MTYDIVLRGGSIYDGTGDDPIVGDIAIQGDRIAEIGAPGTLEGDQIIDVDGLAVAPGFINMLSWATESLIEDGRSQSDIRQGVTLEVMGEGTSMGPLSPEMKKGGDFILTDHVDYEIEWDTLGEYLQFLEDKGVSTNVASFVGTGTLRIYAMGYEDRDPTAEELETMKRLVKEAMEEGAMGMSAALIYPPAAFAKTEEIIELAKIVGEYNGLYISHIRGEGRTLDTSLEEFLRIVREANVSGEVYHIKAAGRANWSKMDDMLAKIEEVRAEGLPVTADMYTYAASGTGLASCLPNWAHDGGHNALMERLRDPETREHIISEMQRPSEEWENMYAENSPENILLMGFKNEALRKYSGKRLSEVIKERGTGARETVLDLLLEDDSRIFTIYFTMSEDNLRKEVVKPWVSFCSDAGSYTDGEPFTHNPTHPRAYGSFIRVLGKYVREEGLLTLQEAVRKLAALPADTLKLTDRGYLKPGYFADVVVFDPETVQDHATFEQPHQYATGMKHVFVNGGQVLRDGEHTGAMPGRFVKGPGYTGGDA
- a CDS encoding methyltransferase family protein, whose translation is MFFVLPQSGTWLAHIVGLIMAVVGLVIVLYAIFEHQRVGKKLPNVAPTPKEGGNLITSGLYTYIRHPIYSGVLLGAFGIAVFQGEIVTFLLAVALYILFSIKSRYEESLLKTTFAGYAQYMTRTGRFIPGLNL